A window of Ignicoccus hospitalis KIN4/I contains these coding sequences:
- a CDS encoding orotidine 5'-phosphate decarboxylase / HUMPS family protein, whose protein sequence is MVWERRERPLLQVALDFTTIPSAISVAVKALKADILEVGTPLIKSEGSKAVSAIAALGKPTLADTKTCDTGALEASIAFDAGADAMTVMAFSDDSVIKEAVEEAERRGKVVVADMMHLKDPVERAKRLKELGVRAVELHVGISQQRAYGVTAADLAALAERVRSLGLVVAVAGGITPETARAFVGKADVVVVGGYITKSPNPEKAVEELLKALGR, encoded by the coding sequence TTGGTCTGGGAGAGGAGGGAGAGGCCGCTCTTACAAGTAGCCTTGGACTTCACGACCATACCGAGTGCGATCTCCGTCGCGGTCAAGGCGCTGAAGGCCGACATATTGGAGGTCGGGACCCCGTTGATAAAGTCTGAGGGTTCTAAGGCCGTTTCCGCGATAGCCGCGCTCGGCAAGCCTACGCTGGCCGACACCAAGACTTGCGACACCGGGGCCTTGGAGGCCTCCATAGCCTTCGACGCGGGGGCCGACGCGATGACCGTCATGGCGTTCTCCGACGACTCCGTCATAAAGGAGGCCGTGGAGGAGGCGGAGAGGAGGGGGAAGGTGGTGGTGGCCGACATGATGCACTTGAAAGACCCGGTGGAGAGGGCTAAGAGGCTGAAGGAGCTCGGAGTTAGGGCGGTTGAGCTACACGTAGGGATATCCCAACAGAGGGCCTACGGCGTCACTGCGGCCGACTTGGCGGCGCTGGCGGAGAGGGTTAGGTCGCTCGGGCTAGTGGTTGCGGTGGCCGGGGGCATAACCCCGGAGACCGCGAGGGCCTTCGTAGGGAAGGCGGACGTGGTGGTGGTTGGGGGTTATATAACGAAGTCCCCGAATCCAGAAAAGGCCGTTGAGGAGCTCCTTAAGGCTTTGGGGAGGTAG
- a CDS encoding amidohydrolase family protein: protein MRLLAIRSKYALVGEELELVEEVELVWEGGRLVDWYPTTKKVSDLLVMPALVNAHTHLADCYFPDAWLRESLSEIVDPSKGLKRKALEEADIKEAIKMGMEALRSTGSFAAADFREGGAKGLKEALEAREEGYLPFGRVEKEEDLEEVLRLAHGLGLPEPDFPTPDLARRAAEAFKAAGKPVGLHLAEVRKEPVQKALDLGADFVVHGCFLEYEDLEELKRNGVALVVCPRSNRWFGLKPKVKEAIEVGVKLLLGSDNCTFNKPDLWRDLEASAFELRSEGAFDDEAARELLKAVTTNAEKPLGLPWKTALVEGSRWPALLMDSKLLALDRSKNKYATIVKRGGPEALVGVVGKAKLNRPWSSAGWR from the coding sequence TTGAGGTTGTTAGCGATTAGGTCGAAGTACGCCCTAGTGGGCGAGGAGCTGGAGCTCGTGGAGGAAGTGGAGCTCGTCTGGGAGGGAGGGAGGCTCGTCGACTGGTACCCGACGACCAAGAAGGTTTCTGACTTGTTGGTTATGCCTGCCTTAGTCAACGCCCACACTCACTTGGCGGACTGCTACTTCCCGGATGCCTGGCTTAGGGAGAGCTTGAGCGAAATAGTGGACCCGTCCAAAGGCCTTAAGAGAAAGGCCTTAGAGGAGGCTGACATTAAAGAGGCAATAAAGATGGGGATGGAAGCTCTGCGCTCCACCGGCTCCTTTGCGGCCGCGGACTTCCGCGAGGGAGGGGCGAAGGGGCTGAAGGAGGCGCTGGAAGCGAGGGAGGAGGGTTACTTGCCCTTCGGGAGGGTGGAGAAGGAGGAGGACTTGGAGGAGGTCTTGAGGCTCGCCCACGGCCTCGGGCTGCCCGAGCCCGACTTCCCTACCCCGGACCTCGCAAGGAGGGCCGCCGAAGCCTTTAAGGCCGCCGGAAAGCCCGTGGGGCTCCACTTGGCGGAGGTGAGGAAGGAGCCGGTCCAAAAGGCCTTGGACTTGGGCGCGGACTTCGTGGTCCACGGCTGCTTCTTAGAGTACGAAGACTTGGAGGAGCTGAAGAGGAACGGCGTAGCCTTGGTGGTGTGTCCGCGCTCCAACCGCTGGTTCGGCCTCAAGCCGAAGGTTAAGGAGGCGATAGAGGTGGGGGTGAAGCTGTTGTTGGGGAGCGACAACTGCACCTTTAACAAGCCGGACCTCTGGAGGGACTTGGAGGCCAGCGCGTTCGAGCTGAGGTCCGAGGGCGCGTTCGACGACGAGGCTGCGAGGGAGTTGCTGAAAGCCGTAACGACCAACGCAGAGAAGCCGCTGGGCCTTCCGTGGAAGACCGCGCTGGTCGAGGGGTCCCGGTGGCCGGCCCTCTTGATGGACTCCAAGCTCCTAGCCTTGGACAGGTCGAAGAATAAGTACGCTACAATAGTTAAGAGGGGCGGGCCGGAGGCGTTGGTGGGCGTCGTCGGGAAAGCAAAATTAAATCGGCCTTGGTCCAGCGCGGGGTGGCGATAG
- a CDS encoding 30S ribosomal protein S27ae — protein sequence MPKHAQVKPHLLYEWDYEKGIIKPKNKRCPRCGSFMAHHLKPVPRWHCGKCGYTIFEK from the coding sequence GTGCCCAAACACGCCCAAGTGAAGCCCCACTTGTTGTACGAGTGGGACTACGAGAAAGGGATCATAAAGCCCAAGAACAAGAGGTGTCCGCGCTGCGGCAGCTTCATGGCACACCACTTGAAGCCCGTGCCCAGGTGGCACTGCGGCAAGTGCGGCTACACGATCTTCGAAAAGTAA
- a CDS encoding 30S ribosomal protein S17e: MGKVRINVVKRTARKLLQMYPDLFTRDFEHNKKVVSQLIEVNSKKLRNQIAGYITHLKKVEERRQKVELREEYL; this comes from the coding sequence TTGGGGAAGGTAAGGATCAACGTGGTTAAGAGGACCGCGAGGAAGCTCCTCCAGATGTACCCGGACTTGTTCACTAGGGACTTCGAGCACAATAAGAAGGTAGTAAGCCAATTAATAGAGGTTAACTCCAAGAAGCTGAGGAACCAGATAGCCGGCTACATAACCCACCTGAAGAAGGTTGAAGAGAGGAGGCAGAAGGTCGAGCTCAGAGAGGAGTACTTGTGA
- a CDS encoding 30S ribosomal protein S24e, producing the protein MSEFEVQVVNKRWNPLAEREELDLVLVHVAKPTPSRCEVEEKVAQMLGVDKKLVVVTKLLSEYGIGRTRARAHVYKNYERLQKLEPEKVKKLHEQCSQAQEAQAQ; encoded by the coding sequence TTGAGCGAGTTCGAGGTCCAAGTGGTTAACAAGAGGTGGAACCCCTTAGCGGAGAGGGAGGAGCTGGACCTAGTGCTGGTGCACGTGGCGAAGCCCACTCCCTCGAGGTGTGAGGTAGAGGAGAAGGTTGCCCAAATGCTCGGGGTAGACAAGAAGTTGGTGGTGGTGACCAAGCTGTTGAGCGAGTACGGCATCGGGCGGACCAGGGCCAGGGCACACGTATACAAGAACTACGAGAGGTTGCAGAAGTTAGAACCGGAAAAGGTTAAGAAGCTCCACGAGCAGTGCTCCCAGGCTCAAGAAGCACAGGCCCAGTGA